The following are encoded together in the Tetrapisispora phaffii CBS 4417 chromosome 5, complete genome genome:
- the POF1 gene encoding nicotinamide-nucleotide adenylyltransferase (similar to Saccharomyces cerevisiae YCL047C; ancestral locus Anc_1.27), which translates to MDILKLQLVEKYKSFIDSNQDFKVVYGDNLLDSQNDVILVLDSSFNPPHMGHYSLAKRSIEYFKEHHKNSKVSLLLLLSVKNADKVPTPASFEERLYMMCLLNDFIKKDGIKVSVGLTTHAKFVDKSDAIRRACSFENQIAYLVGFDTITRIFDPRYYKPDAPADALQEFMKTTQFCCLTRDNGSIPSEEQLNYASDISSGKFEPLIPSHWGSKIHILDNDSKYTKISSSDIRNKLHNISRVKELNDELPLTIMEYLEVFGKSIY; encoded by the coding sequence ATGGACATATTGAAATTACAATTGGTAGAAAAGTATAAGTCATTCATAGACAGTAACCAAGATTTTAAGGTTGTTTATGGGGACAACTTGCTTGATAGTCAAAATGATGTGATCTTAGTATTGGACTCATCTTTTAATCCCCCACACATGGGACATTATTCCTTGGCAAAGCgatcaattgaatattttaaagaacACCATAAGAACTCCAAGGTATCTCTTTTATTGCTACTATCTGTGAAAAATGCTGATAAAGTACCTACTCCAGCAtcatttgaagaaagatTATACATGATGTGTCTATTGAAcgattttattaaaaaagatgGGATCAAAGTGAGTGTTGGTTTGACAACACATGCAAAATTTGTAGATAAAAGTGATGCTATTAGGAGAGCATGTTCGTTCGAAAACCAAATAGCATACTTAGTCGGATTTGATACTATCACCAGAATATTTGATCCTAGATATTACAAGCCAGATGCTCCAGCTGATGCATTACAGGAGTTTATGAAGACCACACAATTTTGTTGTTTAACGAGGGATAATGGATCTATACCGTCAGaagaacaattaaattatgCTTCCGATATTTCAAGTGGTAAATTTGAGCCACTTATTCCGTCACATTGGGGTTCAAAGATACATATCCTTGATAATGATAGCAAATACACGAAAATATCCTCTTCTGatataagaaataaattgCATAATATCAGTCGAGTTAAGGAACTTAACGATGAATTACCATTGACAATAATGGAATACTTAGAAGTTTTTGGAAAATCCATTTATTAG
- the TPHA0E03840 gene encoding uncharacterized protein (similar to Saccharomyces cerevisiae SPS22 (YCL048W) and SPS2 (YDR522C); ancestral locus Anc_1.25) — MNLLILLLISFATASYIHHPDRYNMVQQGSFKSHNVKPGSIIWIQKRDLLSLGDQKFQLLNNELLMQKQDPFEKVSYEKSTPVLEQCRKDSYVIESKQELYALQNACQKLMGSIHISNYDSSDVDFGNIEEIEGSIQIEENSNIVNINAPHLKKIKDTFVLQSLTSLVSLNIPELVSVKVIDWKVVPILNYVQLNKEITEIESITISDTSLSYIDGFDNIEKISTFNINNNRFLETIKTNLKEVTEQFTIHANSRELELEMPELQYAKNITVRDTSKVSFPKLEKVTSSMEFIENIFTDLEIPTLTSVGGTVGIIDNPNLSNVDLSGITFINGGLMVTKNDKLTNLSFLPKLKQIGGAIHFEGKFQETDFPDLKLVKGSAYINSNSDQLDCDTWTTPVSGRSIIRGGKIECISGKKQKSLSVNEDGEVIKGSEKSTNNDEKDKSKDSGESSGKKPGYFSRIKNDSTSYSNQFSYFHLAVSVIFCSSMLLHI; from the coding sequence ATGAAtctattaattttgttacTAATATCCTTTGCCACAGCTAGTTACATACATCATCCTGACCGTTATAATATGGTGCAACAAGGATCATTCAAATCACACAATGTGAAACCTGGAAGCATCATATGGATTCAGAAAAGggatttattatcattaggTGATCAAAAGTTTCAACTCTTGAATAATGAGTTATTAATGCAAAAACAAGATCCATTTGAAAAGGTATCCTATGAAAAGTCAACTCCCGTACTTGAGCAATGTAGAAAGGATTCTTACGTTATCGAATCGAAACAAGAACTTTATGCTTTACAGAATGCATGTCAGAAGTTAATGGGGTCTATTCATATTTCCAATTATGATAGTTCTGATGTTGATTTTGGTAATATCGAAGAAATTGAAGGTAGCATACAAATTGAGGAGAATTCTAATATTGTCAATATAAATGCTCCacatttaaaaaagattaaagaCACTTTTGTTTTACAAAGTTTGACCTCATTGGTATCATTGAATATACCAGAACTTGTGTCCGTTAAAGTCATCGATTGGAAAGTGGTaccaattttaaattatgtgcaattgaataaagaaATAACTGAAATCGAAAGTATTACAATTTCAGATACTTCATTATCATACATTGACGGATTTGATAACATAGAAAAGATTAGCACTTTTAACATTAATAACAACAGATTCTTAGAGACAATTAAGACAAATCTAAAAGAAGTTACTGAACAATTTACAATCCATGCTAACTCGAGAGAACTAGAATTAGAAATGCCTGAGTTACAATATGCTAAAAATATAACCGTTAGAGATACCTCTAAGGTATCATTCCCAAAATTAGAAAAGGTCACAAGCTCAATGGAGTTTAttgaaaacatttttaCTGATTTGGAAATTCCAACTTTAACTTCGGTGGGAGGAACCGTAGGTATCATCGATAATCCAAACTTATCTAATGTAGATTTAAGTGGAATTACTTTCATCAACGGTGGTCTAATGGTCacaaaaaatgataaattgaCAAACCTCAGCTTTTTACCCAAATTGAAACAGATTGGCGGTGCTATTCATTTTGAAGGCAAATTTCAAGAAACTGATTTCCCAGACTTGAAATTAGTGAAAGGAAGTGCATATATTAACAGTAACTCAGATCAGCTCGACTGTGATACTTGGACTACACCAGTTAGTGGTAGATCAATCATTAGAGGAGGTAAAATCGAGTGTATATCGggaaagaaacaaaaatcCTTAAGTGTTAATGAAGATGGTGAAGTCATAAAGGGAAGTGAAAAGAGTACTAATAATGATGAGAAAGATAAATCAAAAGATTCTGGCGAATCCAGTGGTAAAAAACCAGGTTATTTCTCtagaattaaaaatgacTCTACAAGTTATTCAAATCAATTCTCATATTTCCATTTAGCTGTCTCAGTAATTTTCTGTTCATCTATGTTATTACACATTTAA
- the RBA50 gene encoding Rba50p (similar to Saccharomyces cerevisiae RBA50 (YDR527W); ancestral locus Anc_1.20), protein MDLLGEIVEKNLDDDHAVGDVQMSKQNANNGGFPELYKPEKISSWRQRLKAKGQRAWQNAAGSPSEQKLTYAEKVAANEIKGEDKPVSEVKSIHDENINRLKNMNDEEIMRERMELFESLDPKLIQKLLKNMNKRSMTEDGTPIFAEIEGAPGTWVGGTNDLHNLPTLSGKSVEEALGTGHKQHSVSEIKPTKVEKQEDVQDYNEDDDNELLYEDEVDDIAPLDFQLAQNIDHMTNEELMSDVHFVREVKNDSINKDNEKLFEKLDINDPEFNSKLHEKYFPDLPKDISKLKWMESVTKTEDGEEIGESSSVIEDVTQLRFDFKGNLIPPSRKIENTTQSALHHHSQDPQLAGYTIPELARLTRSTFPQQRSISIQVLGRILYKLGKQSYYQLIPEIDQETYQEHGSTQGVINKIYSMIWDLCKDCQVIESLEDAADERKTSHLTVRNYAIEALWLWKNGGGDFRAKHTETKTD, encoded by the coding sequence atgGATTTATTGGGTGAGATAGTTGAAAAAAATCTAGATGATGATCATGCAGTTGGTGATGTTCAAATGAGTAAGCAAAATGCCAACAATGGAGGATTTCCTGAGTTGTACAAACCTGAAAAAATTTCGTCGTGGAGGCAACGTTTGAAAGCTAAGGGACAGCGTGCTTGGCAAAATGCTGCTGGTTCTCCATCTGAACAAAAGTTAACCTATGCAGAGAAGGTAGCTGCCAATGAAATTAAAGGTGAAGATAAGCCTGTGTCTGAAGTGAAATCAATCCATGATGAGAATATTAATAGacttaaaaatatgaatgACGAAGAGATTATGAGAGAGAGAATGGAATTGTTCGAGTCACTAGATCCAAAGTTGATTCAAAAgctattgaaaaatatgaataagAGATCCATGACTGAAGATGGTACACCCATTTTTGCGGAGATAGAAGGTGCACCAGGGACTTGGGTTGGTGGAACGAACGATTTGCATAATTTGCCGACACTTTCTGGGAAGAGTGTCGAAGAAGCTTTGGGCACAGGTCATAAACAACACTCAGTTTCCGAAATCAAACCTACAAAGGTGGAAAAACAAGAGGACGTACAAGATTATAACGAGGAcgatgataatgaattacTTTATGAGGATGAAGTTGACGATATTGCTCCATTAGATTTCCAATTGGCACAGAATATAGACCATATGACTAATGAGGAACTAATGAGTGATGTGCATTTCGTCAGAGAAGTGAAAAATGATTctattaataaagataatgaGAAGTTATTTGAGAAATTAGATATTAACGACCCTGAATTCAACTCTAAACTTCACGAGAAATATTTCCCAGATTTACCAAAAGATATTAGCAAGTTAAAATGGATGGAATCTGTAACCAAGACAGAGGATGGTGAGGAAATAGGAGAATCATCTTCAGTTATTGAAGACGTAACACAATTAAGATTCGATTTCAAAGGTAACTTAATTCCTCCAAgtagaaaaattgaaaacacAACTCAATCTGCATTACACCATCATTCACAAGACCCTCAATTAGCCGGTTACACGATTCCTGAGTTAGCAAGGCTTACCAGATCGACCTTTCCACAACAAAGATCTATCTCGATCCAAGTTTTAGGAAGAATCCTATATAAACTGGGCAAACAATCATACTATCAATTAATCCCAGAAATAGATCAAGAAACATATCAAGAGCATGGTAGTACGCAAGGCGTAATAAACAAAATCTATTCTATGATATGGGACTTATGCAAAGACTGTCAAGTTATTGAATCCCTAGAAGATGCAGCTGATGAGAGAAAAACCAGTCATCTGACAGTAAGAAACTATGCCATTGAAGCCCTATGGTTATGGAAAAATGGTGGTGGTGATTTCAGGGCAAAACATACTGAAACAAAAACtgattaa
- the URC2 gene encoding Urc2p (similar to Saccharomyces cerevisiae YDR520C; ancestral locus Anc_1.26), with protein sequence MEKGTQKVIDTDSSGKGNETTASGPKFGDENLIEVIGLSDGEKSNSQVETIQAAATEEVPEKNKQLQEQNSNAKRSLSVNLEDTDNEVDTMVHNISGNENSRKFRKKRRTFSCDTCRKFKTRCDFEPLVGKCHRCNMLQINCSLTTEREHEILDAIEHSSKILLTSNNSSTDLLNANTFSSNGIGKPKNDTIAVANPLSQTLNNRLNRMEEKFSSLESKLELILMQLQGSSNAEYTAKHMLPAKSKNDKNYYTRKDANIANSNGHEASNNTDNSNYVLHISNSMKEETFNGIHLKEPPLKLINAIDERLFPSEAKSDKEKIEQQQRPYVVARVNFLQFYKKNANLCHRLVRDFLVRSHFWIIPGGIKEIDEDYAHKHLFITSVFTIIAMSFDDDEKYAEKQETLYPLVERLLTNTLTMFEELTDFDIEAILYCCMFHISRKSRRHRQLKFNSLVLSNFAISSMLNVIDFHEIKERVLKKDKFDAKDLYHLRILNSLTVCKLEYSISYGNVSPLDRMLMEFNNLTAKFPQANFGDDIKISELNLGDTVNSIYLNFKTYFKITKEKFEEMHTNSDDATEPIVNIQFIFPELEDWLNNWEELLSKDGGGVLLFTYDFYHIMICRSFISEFFNEMKNSKLFLTCILSTMREHAYSLLNGFLRLPPSLIRGAPIFTMHQLVYACLTLCDFLHWFMPDERQHILNICSRIYWHLNTIGEKMNDATDNVGKIIKSIIDTSRTKTNLTSLTNSTIPNGNLATNLPNGQFTVNKIELGNKIQTTPARFNINERQSIPDVDQFNSFEDFFQDFFDNLKPTTQRIFTSNKNSK encoded by the coding sequence ATGGAAAAAGGCACACAGAAAGTAATCGATACTGATTCGTCTGGAAAAGGTAATGAAACAACAGCTAGTGGTCCGAAGTTTGGAGATGAGAATCTAATCGAGGTAATAGGTTTAAGTGATGGTGAAAAATCAAACTCACAAGTAGAGACAATTCAAGCTGCAGCCACTGAAGAAGTTCCTGAGAAAAATAAGCAACTACAGGAGCAAAACTCAAATGCTAAACGTTCATTATCAGTCAATTTGGAAGACACCGACAATGAAGTAGATACAATGGTACATAATATAAGTGGGAATGAAAATTCAAGGAAGTTCCGCAAGAAAAGGAGAACTTTCAGTTGTGATACGTGTAGAAAGTTCAAGACAAGATGTGATTTTGAACCGTTGGTAGGAAAATGTCATAGATGTAATATGTTACAGATCAATTGTTCTCTTACAACAGAAAGGGAGCATGAAATTTTAGATGCAATCGAACATTCTTctaaaattcttttaacatccaataattcttcaacGGATTTATTGAATGCAAATACATTTTCAAGTAATGGTATTGGAAAACCTAAAAATGATACAATTGCAGTTGCAAATCCATTGTCTCAAACTCTGAATAATAGATTGAATAGAATGGAAGAGAAATTTAGCAGCCTAGAGAGTAAATtagaattaattttgatgcAATTACAAGGCTCTTCAAATGCAGAATATACTGCAAAACATATGCTTCCTGCAAAGAGCAAGAATGATAAAAACTATTACACTCGTAAAGATGCAAACATAGCGAATAGTAATGGACATGAAGCTTCTAATAATACTGATAATTCCAATTATGTATTGCACATCTCAAATTCCATGAAGGAAGAAACATTCAATGGTATTCATCTGAAGGAACCACCactaaaattaattaatgcTATCGACGAGCGACTATTTCCTTCAGAGGCCAAATCAGATAAAGAGAAGATAGAACAACAACAACGACCATATGTGGTAGCAAGAGTTAATTTTTTACagttttataaaaaaaatgctAATTTGTGTCACAGACTTGTTAGGGATTTCCTTGTAAGGTCACATTTTTGGATCATCCCTGGTGGcattaaagaaatagatGAAGATTATGCACATAAACATCTATTTATTACAAGTGTATTTACAATTATTGCTATGAGTTTTGACGATGACGAAAAATATGCAGAAAAACAAGAGACATTGTATCCACTAGTTGAGAGATTACTGACGAATACATTGACGATGTTTGAGGAGCTTACCGATTTTGATATAGAAGCAATATTGTATTGCTGTATGTTTCATATTTCGAGAAAATCTAGACGTCACAggcaattaaaatttaattctttGGTATTGAGTAATTTTGCTATATCGAGCATGTTAAATGTAATTGATTTTCATGAAATAAAAGAGAGGGTCCTAAAAAAGGATAAATTTGATGCAAAAGACTTATATCACCTGagaattttaaattcattaacagTATGTAAATTGGAATATTCTATTAGTTATGGTAACGTTTCTCCTTTGGATAGGATGCTAATggaattcaataatttaactGCCAAGTTTCCTCAAGCAAATTTTGGAGATGACATAAAGATTAGTGAACTGAACTTAGGTGACACCGTAAactcaatatatttgaatttcaaaacatactttaaaattactaaagaaaaatttgaagaaatgcACACAAATAGTGACGATGCTACAGAACCCATTGTTAATATCCAATTTATATTTCCAGAGTTAGAAGATTGGCTGAATAATTGGgaagaattattatcaaaagaTGGAGGTGGTGTTCTTCTCTTTACTTATGACTTTTATCACATAATGATTTGTCGTTCATTTATTTcagaatttttcaatgaaatgAAGAACAGCAAATTATTTCTAACTTGTATATTATCGACTATGAGAGAACATGCttattcattattgaaTGGATTTCTAAGATTACCGCCATCTCTTATCAGAGGAGCTCCAATCTTCACTATGCACCAACTTGTCTATGCCTGTTTGACATTATGTGACTTTTTGCATTGGTTCATGCCTGATGAAAGGCAGCatattctaaatatttgttcAAGAATTTACTGGCATCTAAATACAATAGGTGAGAAGATGAATGATGCAACTGATAATGTGGgtaaaattatcaaatctATAATTGACACAAGTAgaacaaaaacaaatttaacaagtttaacaaattcaacaaTACCTAATGGCAACTTGGCGACAAATTTACCAAATGGACAATTTACTGTTAACAAAATTGAGTTAGgtaataaaatacaaaCCACTCCTGCTAGgtttaatataaatgaaagGCAATCGATTCCTGATGTCGatcaattcaattcatttgaagatttttttcaagatttttttgataactTAAAACCCACTACGCAAAGGATCTTTACTTCTAACAAGAAcagtaaataa
- the EMC1 gene encoding Emc1p (similar to Saccharomyces cerevisiae YCL045C; ancestral locus Anc_1.29), whose amino-acid sequence MSMKLFVSSVLVLINAICVQCVYMDEAYLTDWHLANIGEYRCVFDSQKKDKLIILSEIDEGTVITYLNKTDGTPTVRQKLSSVVDDVLRYGDNDIYFKSGNDYIKFNDEAGLDYDVVTKNLTSLNSICSPNSQNIKMDKNNIRVIDTDSNLELMNVKLPNNFTSFVYATTDGIENLSVLFTTGELKYMFQNYKNGNITESWERNESLTDIVAHAYVTLPDLELLQTSDEILAEYTLSNPIFAYLHRIKNNINRIISFIRMNRLSPGTILTNILFSDTVDGSETIKTKQNFKFGFSKLLIVGTKRGQISALDILNGKPLWNLHPLDKKIVSIEWNSSSKEFIVVYETGQYFAYKLTDFYAPIQSFNGSLKSQVRSINLLDDSSTLYVNYKSGDKEIVSLSKSDDLLQNKVIFITDHNERGLSGHMQNSTDKIMNTWKIDIPKNEKLVAYAKRIDEPIANIGVVTGNRTVLYKYLYPNLVSYAVVDKETKSLYIDIVDSVTGSVLYTQKHDDSVNDKLPINMVFGEHWIVYSYFSSNPIPEQKLVVIELYDSLSLDVRVSDPNKTYNPLDGIYKPKVITKSYFFPEIIKSLQLSKTKFNIASKAILIETQDGQMSYIPKYIVGARRKEEKLMTDDDKKEFMAAPYNSNIPSNDHFVITHSRQLLMGNESIISSVATNLESTSIVCNLGHDIFCTKIYPSSQFDIMNPTFEKGKLLLTIVIMSLVLFFIRPRMTIKQLKTKWMVRD is encoded by the coding sequence ATGTCGATGAAACTTTTTGTTTCAAGTGTTTTGGTATTAATCAATGCCATTTGTGTTCAATGTGTCTACATGGATGAAGCATATTTGACTGACTGGCATTTAGCTAATATTGGTGAATATAGATGTGTTTTTGATAGtcaaaagaaagataaaTTGATTATATTGTCTGAAATTGATGAAGGTACCGTGATTACTTATCTTAATAAGACAGATGGTACACCAACTGTCAGACAAAAATTATCCAGTGTGGTAGACGATGTCTTGCGTTATGGTGACAATgacatttattttaaaagtgGAAACGactatattaaattcaatgatGAAGCAGGGCTAGATTATGATGTAGTTACCAAAAATTTAACATCATTAAACTCTATTTGTTCACCAAATTcgcaaaatataaaaatggataaaaacaatattagGGTCATCGACACAGATTCAAATTTAGAATTGATGAACGTTAAATTACCAAATAATTTTACCTCATTTGTATATGCAACAACGGATGgcattgaaaatttaagtGTTCTATTTACTACAGgtgaattgaaatatatgtTCCAAAACTATAAAAATGGTAATATAACTGAATCTTGGGAAAGAAATGAATCGTTAACAGATATTGTGGCACATGCATATGTAACCCTTCCAGATCTGGAATTACTGCAAACTTCAGATGAGATACTTGCCGAGTACACACTATCTAATCCAATATTCGCATATCTTCAcagaattaaaaataatattaataggATAATATCTTTCATTAGAATGAATAGATTGTCCCCTGGCACTATATTAACAAATATCTTGTTTAGTGATACAGTAGATGGTTCAGAAACTATTAAAACTaaacaaaatttcaaatttggtttttcaaaattactGATTGTGGGAACTAAGAGAGGTCAAATATCAGCTTTAGATATTCTAAACGGTAAGCCGTTATGGAACCTACATCCATTGGATAAAAAGATTGTTTCAATTGAGTGGAATTCATCTAGTAAAGaatttattgttgtttATGAAACTGGACAATATTTTGCATACAAATTAACTGATTTTTATGCACCAATTCAAAGTTTCAATGGCTCTTTAAAATCGCAAGTTAGAAGTATTAATTTGTTAGATGATTCATCTACCTTGTATGTTAACTATAAAAGTGGTGATAAGGAAATAGTATCTTTGTCAAAAAGTGATGACTTGCTTCaaaataaagttatttttattactgATCACAATGAAAGAGGCCTATCCGGTCATATGCAAAATTCTACAGATAAGATTATGAATACCTGGAAGATTGATATTccaaaaaatgaaaagttaGTTGCATACGCCAAGAGAATTGACGAACCAATTGCCAATATCGGTGTGGTTACAGGAAATAGAACTGTTCtttacaaatatttatatccaAATTTGGTAAGTTATGCAGTCGTAGACAAAGAAACTAAATCATTATACATTGATATCGTTGATTCTGTAACAGGATCTGTATTATATACTCAAAAACATGATGATTCTGTTAATGATAAACTACCTATCAATATGGTATTTGGTGAACATTGGATAgtatattcatatttcaGCTCCAATCCAATTCCAGAACAAAAGCTTGTTGTTATCGAATTATATGATTCATTGTCATTAGATGTCAGGGTTTCTGATCcaaataaaacatataaTCCATTAGATGGTATCTATAAACCAAAAGTTATTACAAAATCATACTTTTTCCCAGAAATCATCAAGTCATTGCAACTATCTAAaacaaaattcaatataGCAAGCAAAGCAATTCTAATAGAAACACAAGATGGACAAATGTCTTATATTCCAAAGTACATTGTTGGTGCAAGACgtaaagaagaaaaattaatgactgatgatgataaaaaagAGTTTATGGCTGCCCCTTATAACAGTAATATTCCAAGCAATGATCATTTTGTTATTACGCACTCTAGACAATTACTTATGGGCAACGAATCAATCATTTCATCAGTCGCCACAAACTTAGAGTCCACTAGTATTGTCTGTAATCTAGGAcatgatatattttgtaCTAAAATATATCCATCATCCCAATTCGATATAATGAACCCAACCTTCGAGAAAGgcaaattattattaactatTGTAATCATGTCATTAGTTTTGTTCTTTATACGTCCAAGAATGacaataaaacaattgaaaacaaaatgGATGGTAAGagattga
- the SPS1 gene encoding putative serine/threonine protein kinase SPS1 (similar to Saccharomyces cerevisiae SPS1 (YDR523C); ancestral locus Anc_1.24), translated as MTNSVFEKVNPLTRYTIQDCVGRGNFGDVYKAIDKNESKVVAIKIVNLENTDEDIELLTQEIFFLSELKSPFITNYITTLTEDVTMWIVMEYCGGGSCADLIKMVYSKGIPESKVSYILRDTVKGLKYLHDQKKIHRDIKAANILLTDCGKVKLGDFGVSGQIRATMKRGTFVGTPYWMAPEVINKQCKGYNEKADIWSLGITAYELLKGVPPLSKYDPFKVMLNIPKRKPPKLHGQYSEKAKYFVSLCLIKDPKQRPSIEALLETDFLLPNTVLNLKEDVDLIKSIKLKNNYSKTPKYQLNQKIYDGSENIMSWNFDVSENNNSIQEIYENNIQTTEAATLQKMSELEKSPTTPTLDMRTSKPSSQLETPMTNISERSFRRLDKTKNNIVAGKITNTNDSKTSSEKNLFDLKEFDYLKNVINYSFTRMHERAKDEETKYYVDGIMSNFTKTESQVPGFSEVFIEEISLRMTSIKEYIASRQ; from the coding sequence ATGACTAACTCAGTATTTGAGAAAGTGAATCCATTGACACGTTACACAATTCAAGATTGTGTTGGGAGAGGTAATTTTGGAGATGTTTATAAAGCTATAGACAAGAATGAGAGTAAAGTTGTTGctattaaaattgttaatttagaaaatacAGATGAAGATATCGAATTGCTTACACAGgaaattttctttctgtCAGAACTAAAATCTCCTTTCATCACAAATTATATAACTACATTAACAGAAGATGTTACTATGTGGATTGTAATGGAATATTGTGGAGGTGGCTCTTGTGCcgatttaattaaaatggTTTATTCAAAAGGTATCCCGGAATCAAAAGTATCTTATATCTTAAGGGATACTGTAAAAggtttaaaatatttacatgATCAAAAGAAGATACATAGAGATATCAAAGCTGccaatattttattgacaGATTGTGGGAAAGTCAAATTGGGAGATTTTGGCGTTAGCGGACAAATCAGGGCCACCATGAAGAGAGGTACTTTTGTTGGGACACCATACTGGATGGCTCCAGAggtaataaataaacaatgTAAAGGTTACAATGAGAAAGCTGATATTTGGTCACTTGGAATTACTGCttatgaattattaaaggGGGTACCACCTTTATCCAAATATGATCCATTCAAAGTTATGTTGAATATTCCCAAAAGAAAACCGCCAAAGCTTCACGGACAGTATTCAGAAAAGGCCAAATATTTTGTCTCCTTGtgtttaataaaagatcCTAAACAAAGGCCTTCTATTGAAGCATTATTAGAGACAGATTTTTTATTGCCAAATACTGTATTGAACTTAAAAGAAGATGttgatttaataaagtCAATAAAGTTGAAGAATAATTATTCTAAAACACCAAAATATCAActtaatcaaaaaatatatgatggttcagaaaatataatgtcTTGGAACTTTGATGTATCAGAGAATAACAATAGCATACAAGAAATTTACGagaataatattcaaaccACTGAAGCAGCAACATTGCAAAAGATGTCAGAATTAGAAAAGAGTCCAACAACACCCACTTTAGATATGAGAACATCTAAGCCATCCAGTCAATTAGAGACACCAATGACAAATATTAGTGAAAGATCGTTTAGGAGATTGGATAAGactaaaaacaatattgtCGCAGGAAAAATTACCAACAcaaatgattcaaaaaCATCTTCTGAGAAGAATCTATTTGATTTGAAGGAATTTGactatttaaaaaatgtaataaattatagTTTTACTAGAATGCATGAAAGAGCAAAAGATGAAGAgacaaaatattatgtcGATGGAATAATGTccaattttacaaaaactGAATCACAAGTCCCAGGTTTCAGTGAAGTCttcattgaagaaatttcattaagaATGACTTCAATTAAAGAATACATTGCAAGCCGTCAATAA